A region of Maridesulfovibrio sp. DNA encodes the following proteins:
- a CDS encoding UvrD-helicase domain-containing protein, protein MLKQVKASAGSGKTYELTARFLSLLAGAQEEDSVPVCKSSQGKGYCWPEIMAVTFTNKAAAEMKERVIRSLKNRALDIKGDGLGADWKPKDAKKQLIPILQRYNRLNIRTIDSLLNLLVRIFALELGLSPEFELLFEPQTLFEPNFNKFLAHCEEGDPLRKGLLDDAVDSLVLKEEKQGFWLAEQMRMRLLSILTHIIDNPAERLTDQEEIAGLLQVEFDAFQKAVRDLSALIETDKLAASAHLKKYLEHAAKLDFMDLPKESTMVAKDSFEDCVNKKSKGDISSYHEKVYADLKQTHEIYRDKATILRGAYALAPFVRIVEEIRADIIEYQTRNGMLLSADLPKVASYVLQGGSALPDAFCRMGSRLHHLLVDEFQDTSLAQWQAMIPLAVECLSKAGSLFYVGDVKQAIYSWRGGRSELFDEVGQDPELNGLSDFTPANLDYNWRSLEHIIGFNNDFFDALADYDLALDLSEKLYPNGPEEQQIELAQRISHSFEEASQELPPGQDRTGGYVRLQRIFASNASEIVDETRRNFDILMEELLPRREYRDICVLVRSNGHAQLVCDWLVEKGIPVITENSLQLDRHPIVRQMVSLLKFLDYPQDDLAFLEFICGQEIFGKISNIEHETLFKWLAERDKGPLYRRFAEKYPDFWATHISPFLRKSGLMTPYDLASEMVSRFGLIETYPQDELYIRRFLEVVHLAEEKRGTSLAAFLDFWELSSAEEKVPLPESVNAVRIMTIHKSKGLEFPVIVVPFHNWSVSGPDTSLADIEIDGQTMLTPMSSALGDIYYENRTRMFSEQLNLLYVAWTRAGQELYGFLPSEKTRGVSPALAAIELILEDKFNDLGLLEYGITPEKGLEKSTLDISGASTKPSCDDFCTTETDSIPESELMGWLPRLRVYRHNLEDYSYDARMRGELAHNAMENLILTGNDEADCRRSAEAAFAKFPAVTEEEDVLVPEVTDMALWALSVPEVRAAVERGRPEVAIMDAQGETHRADLLLLEEKKALVVEYKTGQPSPENEKQVKRYLKLLKAMYGEEKELCGLLVYLDGKFTREINI, encoded by the coding sequence ATGCTAAAGCAAGTCAAGGCTTCTGCCGGGTCAGGTAAGACCTATGAACTTACCGCACGTTTTCTATCTCTATTAGCCGGGGCTCAGGAAGAAGACTCCGTTCCGGTCTGCAAAAGTTCGCAGGGCAAGGGATACTGCTGGCCTGAAATCATGGCTGTAACTTTCACAAACAAAGCTGCAGCGGAGATGAAAGAGCGGGTTATACGCTCCCTGAAAAACCGTGCTCTGGACATTAAAGGCGACGGACTGGGGGCAGACTGGAAACCTAAGGACGCAAAAAAACAGCTTATCCCCATCCTGCAAAGATATAACCGGCTGAACATACGTACTATTGATAGTCTTTTGAATCTGCTGGTGCGTATCTTCGCCCTTGAACTAGGCCTTAGTCCGGAATTCGAACTGCTTTTCGAACCGCAAACCCTGTTTGAACCGAACTTCAACAAATTTCTGGCTCATTGCGAAGAAGGCGACCCGCTGCGCAAAGGGCTGCTGGATGATGCCGTCGACAGCCTGGTGCTCAAGGAAGAAAAGCAGGGTTTCTGGCTGGCCGAACAGATGCGCATGAGACTCCTTTCCATCCTGACTCATATCATCGACAACCCGGCGGAACGGCTCACAGATCAGGAAGAAATAGCAGGACTGCTCCAAGTAGAATTTGATGCTTTCCAAAAAGCTGTGCGCGATCTGTCAGCGCTCATTGAAACTGATAAGCTGGCGGCATCCGCACATTTGAAAAAATATCTGGAGCATGCTGCAAAATTAGATTTCATGGACCTGCCCAAGGAATCAACCATGGTCGCCAAGGACAGCTTTGAGGATTGCGTTAATAAAAAATCAAAAGGCGACATCAGCTCCTATCATGAAAAAGTTTATGCTGACCTAAAACAGACCCACGAAATTTATCGCGACAAAGCCACCATCCTGCGCGGAGCATACGCTTTGGCTCCGTTTGTACGCATTGTAGAAGAAATCCGGGCCGATATCATCGAATACCAGACCCGTAACGGCATGCTTCTAAGCGCGGACCTGCCCAAGGTTGCAAGCTATGTTCTTCAGGGAGGAAGCGCACTGCCCGATGCCTTCTGCCGCATGGGTTCCCGCTTGCACCACCTGCTGGTTGACGAATTTCAGGACACCAGCCTCGCCCAATGGCAGGCCATGATTCCATTAGCCGTGGAATGTCTGTCCAAGGCAGGCAGCCTCTTTTATGTCGGTGATGTAAAGCAGGCCATCTACAGCTGGCGCGGGGGCCGCTCCGAACTTTTCGATGAAGTGGGGCAGGACCCGGAACTGAACGGATTATCTGACTTCACTCCCGCCAACCTTGATTACAACTGGCGCAGCCTTGAGCATATCATCGGCTTCAACAACGATTTTTTCGACGCACTTGCCGATTATGATCTGGCCCTCGATCTTTCGGAAAAACTTTACCCCAACGGCCCGGAAGAGCAACAAATAGAACTGGCCCAACGGATCTCACACTCATTTGAGGAAGCCTCACAGGAACTCCCTCCGGGACAGGACCGGACCGGAGGTTACGTAAGACTGCAACGTATTTTCGCCTCAAACGCTTCTGAAATCGTGGATGAAACCCGACGTAATTTCGACATTCTCATGGAAGAACTTCTTCCCCGCCGTGAATATAGAGATATCTGCGTGCTGGTCCGTTCCAACGGACATGCCCAGTTGGTCTGTGACTGGCTGGTGGAAAAAGGCATTCCGGTCATTACCGAAAACAGCCTGCAGCTGGACCGCCACCCCATCGTGCGCCAGATGGTTTCACTTCTTAAATTCCTTGATTACCCACAGGATGACCTCGCTTTTCTAGAATTTATCTGCGGTCAGGAAATCTTTGGAAAAATTTCAAATATTGAACACGAAACGCTATTCAAATGGCTGGCTGAACGAGACAAAGGCCCTCTGTATCGCCGTTTTGCTGAAAAATATCCTGATTTCTGGGCCACACACATTTCGCCCTTCCTGCGAAAATCAGGTTTGATGACCCCTTACGACCTTGCAAGTGAAATGGTTTCCCGTTTCGGACTAATCGAAACCTATCCACAGGATGAATTGTACATTCGCCGCTTTCTTGAGGTAGTCCACCTTGCAGAAGAAAAACGCGGAACGTCGCTGGCCGCTTTTCTCGATTTCTGGGAACTTTCGTCTGCAGAGGAAAAAGTACCCCTGCCGGAATCGGTCAACGCGGTACGCATCATGACCATCCACAAATCAAAAGGACTGGAATTCCCGGTCATTGTCGTCCCCTTCCATAACTGGTCAGTATCAGGACCGGACACTTCTCTGGCTGACATTGAAATTGACGGTCAGACCATGCTCACCCCCATGAGCAGTGCGCTGGGCGATATTTATTATGAAAACCGGACCCGCATGTTCAGCGAACAGCTCAACCTGCTTTACGTGGCTTGGACCCGTGCAGGTCAGGAGCTGTACGGCTTCCTGCCCTCCGAAAAAACACGCGGGGTTAGTCCGGCTCTGGCGGCCATTGAATTGATCCTTGAAGACAAATTCAACGACCTCGGCCTGCTAGAATATGGAATTACACCGGAAAAAGGTCTGGAAAAATCCACATTGGATATCTCCGGGGCTTCGACTAAACCATCCTGCGATGACTTCTGCACAACAGAGACAGACTCTATCCCCGAATCTGAACTCATGGGATGGCTCCCGAGGTTACGCGTCTACCGCCACAATCTCGAAGATTATTCCTACGATGCACGCATGCGCGGAGAACTGGCCCACAACGCCATGGAAAATCTGATCCTCACCGGAAACGATGAGGCCGATTGCCGTCGCAGTGCCGAAGCAGCCTTCGCCAAGTTCCCGGCAGTTACCGAGGAAGAAGACGTACTGGTACCGGAAGTAACTGACATGGCTCTCTGGGCCTTGTCGGTGCCGGAAGTCCGCGCAGCGGTCGAACGCGGCAGGCCGGAAGTAGCCATCATGGATGCGCAAGGTGAAACCCACCGTGCCGACCTTCTACTGCTGGAAGAAAAAAAGGCTTTGGTCGTTGAATACAAGACCGGGCAGCCCTCGCCGGAAAACGAGAAACAGGTCAAAAGATATCTGAAATTACTCAAAGCAATGTACGGCGAGGAAAAAGAACTATGCGGGCTGCTGGTTTATCTTGATGGTAAATTTACAAGAGAAATTAATATTTAG
- the lhgO gene encoding L-2-hydroxyglutarate oxidase, giving the protein MKTAEIMICGAGIVGLTVAKELVSRGYKDILIIDKENEIAKHASGRNSGVLHAGIYYAPGSLRAVSCLSGNFKMKEYCREKGLPLLETGKVIVARNESELTTLHELYSRATANGAKVEIIDEQHLAEIEPNAKTIKEALFSHYTAVVDPRAVMKSLYNDLESSGKVSFMLETKFITAKSNNIIVTDKGEISCGLFINAAGAYSDQVARPFGFGEGYQLIPFKGIYKKLKKEKAHTIKGSIYPVPNIKNPFLGIHFTRGASGDVYLGPTAIPAFGRENYGILSGLDKEAFDIMIRDAILFLRNPKFRSVAFEEPRKYFFKCFFNDAKELVHDLSPDDIESSPKVGIRPQLVDLKRNELVMDFLVESDKNSVHVLNAISPAFTSSMYFAEMIVEKYIH; this is encoded by the coding sequence ATGAAAACTGCTGAAATAATGATCTGCGGTGCCGGAATCGTAGGTCTTACTGTGGCAAAGGAGCTTGTCTCCAGAGGTTACAAGGATATTCTTATCATTGATAAGGAAAATGAAATTGCAAAACATGCTTCCGGGAGGAACAGTGGAGTTTTGCATGCGGGTATTTACTACGCCCCGGGAAGCCTTCGTGCTGTATCCTGCCTTTCCGGTAATTTCAAAATGAAAGAATATTGCCGCGAAAAGGGATTACCGTTGCTGGAAACAGGTAAAGTTATTGTCGCCCGAAATGAATCTGAACTCACCACCCTGCACGAGCTTTACAGCCGGGCTACAGCCAACGGAGCCAAGGTGGAAATCATTGATGAGCAGCACCTAGCCGAAATAGAGCCCAATGCAAAAACAATAAAAGAAGCGTTATTTTCCCACTACACTGCTGTAGTAGACCCACGCGCTGTAATGAAATCACTGTACAATGATCTTGAATCAAGCGGAAAAGTATCTTTCATGCTTGAAACTAAGTTCATTACTGCAAAGAGCAACAACATCATTGTCACCGACAAGGGAGAAATCAGCTGCGGGCTGTTCATCAATGCAGCCGGAGCATACAGTGATCAGGTCGCCCGTCCCTTCGGATTCGGCGAAGGCTACCAGCTCATCCCGTTTAAAGGAATATACAAAAAGCTTAAAAAGGAAAAAGCGCACACTATCAAAGGCAGCATCTACCCTGTCCCCAACATCAAAAACCCCTTTCTCGGAATCCACTTCACCCGCGGGGCAAGCGGCGACGTTTACCTCGGACCAACTGCTATTCCCGCATTCGGACGCGAGAATTACGGTATCTTGAGCGGACTGGACAAAGAAGCATTCGACATCATGATCAGGGATGCAATTCTTTTTTTAAGGAACCCCAAATTCCGTTCTGTCGCATTTGAAGAACCACGCAAATATTTTTTCAAATGTTTCTTCAATGATGCCAAAGAGCTGGTTCACGATCTTTCCCCGGATGACATTGAAAGCTCTCCCAAAGTGGGGATTCGCCCGCAATTGGTTGATCTGAAACGTAACGAGTTAGTCATGGACTTTCTGGTTGAAAGTGATAAAAACAGTGTGCACGTACTCAACGCTATTTCACCAGCATTCACCAGTTCCATGTACTTTGCTGAAATGATTGTGGAGAAATACATACACTAA
- the ftsY gene encoding signal recognition particle-docking protein FtsY translates to MGFFSKVKKLWSSPEDRAEQALKDYLGDDYEPREEEKSEPEPAPEPEPEIIPEPDPVVEVSPKPEPEPEPEPEPEPEPEPEKKSKFSFLFGSKKAEEIPSAEIAEPETVQESVTSEAEEIPVPEKASEPAAEKPDGPTILEPVMSGEAQAAEEKPQWEIDLTKALQQAEPRLSVWLGLILEDIEEAGDILWERLFFLLSALEAPKDEANDFIQRFKDWLEDMDYEYVEEFRSELQYRLALALELEDEEDERSRLFIKLSEGLNKTREQITKRIDSMLSSHTAFDDDFWEEFEEILIMADVGYEASMELVERMKDRIRKAGETNPENFKNLLREELDEIFKVPKRIKAFNPPEVVMMIGVNGVGKTTTIAKLAHRAQMQGRKVLIVAGDTFRAAAIGQLEVWARRVGAGFYAKTEGSDPAAVAYEAIDYAVKNGYDLMLLDTAGRLHNKANLMEELHKIRRVLGKKHDEAPHRSVLVIDATTGQNALSQTKIFNESIGVDELILTKLDGTAKGGVMIAVTMQHKLPITYIGLGEKMEDLRPFNGEDFAKALLLS, encoded by the coding sequence ATGGGATTCTTTTCTAAAGTAAAGAAATTGTGGAGCAGCCCGGAAGACAGGGCTGAACAAGCACTGAAAGATTATCTCGGCGATGATTACGAGCCGCGCGAAGAAGAAAAATCAGAGCCGGAACCGGCCCCGGAACCGGAGCCGGAAATTATTCCAGAGCCTGACCCCGTGGTCGAAGTAAGCCCCAAACCTGAACCGGAGCCGGAGCCTGAGCCTGAGCCTGAGCCTGAGCCTGAGCCGGAAAAGAAATCCAAATTTTCCTTTTTATTCGGCAGCAAAAAAGCTGAAGAAATCCCGTCTGCCGAGATTGCGGAACCGGAAACTGTTCAGGAGAGCGTGACTTCTGAGGCGGAAGAAATTCCTGTTCCCGAGAAAGCTTCTGAACCAGCAGCAGAAAAGCCTGACGGGCCGACAATCCTTGAGCCGGTCATGAGCGGAGAAGCTCAGGCCGCTGAAGAGAAACCGCAATGGGAAATTGACCTGACCAAGGCGTTGCAGCAGGCTGAACCGCGTCTTTCCGTCTGGCTGGGATTAATCCTTGAAGATATAGAAGAAGCCGGGGATATTCTCTGGGAGCGCCTCTTTTTCCTGCTCAGTGCACTTGAAGCACCAAAGGATGAAGCCAACGACTTCATCCAGCGTTTCAAGGACTGGCTCGAAGACATGGACTACGAGTATGTGGAAGAATTCCGCTCAGAACTCCAGTACCGACTGGCCCTCGCCCTTGAACTTGAGGACGAGGAAGACGAGCGCAGCCGTTTGTTCATCAAGCTTTCCGAAGGTCTCAACAAGACCCGTGAGCAGATCACCAAACGCATCGACTCCATGCTTTCCAGCCATACAGCTTTTGATGATGATTTCTGGGAAGAATTTGAAGAAATCCTGATCATGGCTGACGTGGGTTACGAAGCTTCCATGGAACTTGTGGAACGCATGAAGGACCGCATCCGCAAAGCCGGGGAAACCAACCCCGAGAATTTTAAGAACCTGCTGCGCGAGGAACTGGATGAAATATTCAAAGTTCCCAAACGCATCAAGGCCTTCAACCCGCCGGAAGTTGTCATGATGATCGGCGTGAACGGAGTTGGTAAAACCACCACCATCGCCAAACTGGCCCACCGCGCCCAGATGCAGGGACGCAAAGTACTTATCGTTGCAGGTGATACTTTCCGTGCCGCAGCAATCGGGCAGTTGGAAGTCTGGGCCCGCCGCGTTGGTGCCGGATTCTACGCAAAAACGGAAGGCTCCGATCCTGCAGCAGTAGCTTACGAGGCAATTGATTACGCTGTGAAAAACGGCTACGACCTCATGCTCCTTGACACAGCCGGACGTCTGCACAACAAAGCCAACCTGATGGAAGAGCTGCACAAAATACGCAGAGTCCTCGGCAAGAAGCATGATGAAGCACCGCACCGCAGTGTTCTGGTCATCGACGCGACCACAGGACAGAACGCCCTCTCCCAGACCAAAATATTCAATGAGTCGATTGGCGTAGATGAACTGATCCTGACCAAGCTTGACGGCACCGCCAAAGGCGGAGTCATGATTGCTGTGACCATGCAGCACAAACTGCCCATCACCTACATCGGATTGGGTGAAAAAATGGAAGACCTCAGGCCCTTTAATGGCGAAGATTTTGCCAAGGCCTTGTTGCTGTCGTAA
- a CDS encoding PD-(D/E)XK nuclease family protein, with protein MNNKPIQIISWKEDFIENLATIIINDNDGDLSKVTVIVPHHRPARYLKKALAASEQLPKPCILPEIYSFSDFVSSLIPKLTADFPRKIGKLDQVGLLFDIIEKLRGESTGMLAKMPADLQMFFPWGTRLASLLEDLLRQDIKPRNLTMLQGEVLEWAAALLEELEIIFVRYLEELERRGWATSGLENRTLVRNFNGLDEILKDRQLYLAGFYGVSGVEDMFFRYLWENLGLKIIWHSDPGLAEGRKGHFAVREHRLWLQNWKTEAISDHSAKGSCELPELKFFEGFDRHSQLSAMREELCSQKVEGCAVVLPDTSLLLPVMHHLPEQDVNISMGYPLERSALNGLVEAVLKLQENRNGQNFYWKDILSLIRHPYLKMLEINGDQPLRTIFHQWENALRHGAPYADVKDFVPVYSDENGNLVDNPETTEELRAEAVRVCIDGFKDIETLSELADSLQAMAEMLRRRGGTLWNRYLLDSECLFRLMNEVIPELRESSISNEIFGQSLCFSIFRQLLSSQRVSFEPDPISGMQVLGMLESRLLNFKRTFILDTVDDKLPGTDPYDPLLPDQLRHLLDLPDSRERESVATYNFYRLIMGSEESCIFYQSGVQPGLLDSKSIRSRFVEQLLWEMEQQRKEIITPGEDFPLKAVNFPVGAIVNTPAAIPKAPLLEKLRNQLKYKGLSPSAIDCYVGCPKLFFFRYLSNVRESVSVDVDGDRAGFGDLIHSVLKDFLAPHLNKDICGTDLDARELQDLFMNRLERDSLYLNLAYDIKKSLEQAGKNRLSLFLKNLQPTRIVELESDSQAELEMDDFTVRIHGRVDRVDERAGERYVLDYKTGRLHLPRRSFWEDESIWEPLLNDPQAIFYDGTPFLEKIKNSADSLQLPLYLLMDHHTSGELPRQAALVELVTDGREMMLFDSKTSDEDREEIINIKIPALSRLIINNMLHEENFQPIRSNMCQWCSYREACGS; from the coding sequence ATGAATAATAAACCTATCCAAATCATTTCGTGGAAAGAAGATTTCATTGAGAATCTGGCCACAATAATAATTAACGATAATGACGGCGACCTGAGCAAAGTTACGGTCATCGTGCCCCACCACCGCCCGGCCCGCTACTTGAAGAAAGCTCTTGCGGCTTCGGAACAGCTGCCCAAACCATGCATTCTGCCGGAAATTTATTCTTTTTCCGACTTTGTATCATCGCTTATCCCCAAGCTGACTGCTGATTTTCCACGCAAGATCGGTAAACTTGATCAGGTGGGCTTACTCTTTGATATTATTGAAAAGCTGCGCGGAGAATCCACAGGTATGCTCGCCAAAATGCCGGCAGACCTGCAAATGTTCTTTCCTTGGGGTACCCGGCTGGCATCCCTGCTGGAAGATCTGCTGCGTCAGGATATAAAACCCCGCAATCTTACCATGCTGCAGGGCGAGGTGCTGGAATGGGCAGCCGCGCTGCTGGAAGAGCTGGAAATAATTTTCGTGCGTTATCTGGAAGAGTTGGAAAGACGCGGCTGGGCAACATCCGGTCTGGAGAACCGTACTCTGGTGCGAAACTTCAACGGTCTTGATGAAATCCTCAAAGACCGGCAACTATATCTGGCCGGATTCTACGGGGTCAGCGGAGTTGAAGACATGTTCTTCCGCTATCTCTGGGAAAATCTCGGTTTAAAAATAATCTGGCACAGTGATCCCGGACTCGCCGAAGGGCGCAAAGGGCACTTTGCCGTGCGCGAACACCGCTTGTGGCTCCAGAATTGGAAAACCGAAGCAATCTCGGACCACTCCGCCAAAGGCAGCTGCGAACTGCCGGAGCTGAAATTCTTTGAAGGATTCGACCGCCATTCCCAGCTTTCCGCCATGCGCGAAGAACTCTGCTCGCAAAAAGTGGAAGGCTGCGCCGTTGTCCTGCCCGATACTTCCCTGCTTCTGCCGGTCATGCACCATCTGCCGGAACAGGATGTGAACATCAGTATGGGATATCCGCTGGAACGCTCGGCCCTGAACGGACTGGTGGAAGCTGTTCTCAAATTGCAGGAAAACCGCAACGGGCAGAACTTCTACTGGAAAGACATCCTAAGCCTGATACGCCATCCTTACCTGAAAATGCTGGAAATTAATGGAGACCAGCCCCTGCGAACCATATTTCACCAGTGGGAAAACGCACTGCGCCACGGAGCACCCTACGCGGATGTGAAAGATTTTGTCCCGGTCTACAGCGATGAAAACGGAAACCTCGTGGATAACCCTGAAACCACTGAGGAGTTGCGCGCCGAAGCAGTGAGGGTCTGCATTGACGGCTTCAAAGACATTGAAACTCTTTCCGAACTTGCCGACAGCCTGCAAGCCATGGCCGAAATGCTGCGCCGACGCGGGGGCACTCTCTGGAACCGTTATCTGCTTGATTCAGAATGCCTGTTTCGATTGATGAACGAAGTCATTCCCGAACTGCGTGAAAGCTCCATCAGTAATGAAATATTCGGGCAGTCACTCTGCTTTTCCATCTTCCGGCAACTGCTTTCATCACAGCGGGTATCATTCGAGCCGGACCCTATTTCCGGCATGCAGGTTCTGGGTATGCTGGAAAGCCGCCTCTTAAATTTCAAACGCACCTTCATTCTTGATACGGTTGATGACAAACTTCCCGGCACCGATCCATACGATCCATTGCTCCCGGACCAGTTGCGCCACCTGCTGGACCTGCCTGATTCACGGGAAAGGGAATCCGTCGCCACCTACAACTTCTACCGTTTGATCATGGGCAGCGAAGAATCCTGCATATTCTATCAGAGCGGGGTACAACCCGGTCTGCTGGATTCCAAATCCATCCGCTCCCGTTTTGTGGAACAACTGCTCTGGGAAATGGAACAGCAACGTAAAGAAATAATTACACCGGGCGAAGATTTCCCGCTCAAAGCGGTCAATTTTCCTGTGGGAGCCATAGTCAACACCCCGGCGGCCATCCCCAAGGCCCCGCTGCTTGAAAAACTACGCAACCAGCTCAAGTACAAAGGGCTATCCCCTTCGGCAATTGACTGTTATGTCGGCTGCCCCAAATTATTCTTTTTCCGCTACCTTTCCAATGTGCGTGAAAGTGTAAGCGTGGATGTAGATGGAGACCGTGCCGGATTCGGTGACCTTATCCATTCAGTACTCAAGGATTTCCTCGCTCCGCATTTGAATAAGGATATCTGCGGAACTGATCTTGATGCAAGGGAATTACAGGACTTGTTCATGAACAGGCTTGAACGGGACTCACTTTACCTAAACCTTGCTTACGACATAAAAAAATCCCTTGAACAGGCAGGTAAAAACAGGCTTTCCCTTTTCCTGAAAAATCTGCAACCGACCAGAATTGTAGAGCTGGAATCAGATTCACAGGCCGAACTTGAAATGGATGATTTTACTGTGCGTATTCATGGCCGCGTGGACCGTGTGGATGAACGTGCCGGAGAGCGTTATGTACTGGATTACAAAACAGGACGCCTGCATCTGCCCCGCCGTTCCTTTTGGGAAGATGAATCCATCTGGGAACCGTTGCTCAATGATCCACAGGCTATCTTTTATGACGGCACGCCTTTTCTGGAAAAAATAAAAAACAGTGCGGACAGTTTACAACTTCCCCTCTATCTACTCATGGATCACCACACCTCCGGCGAATTGCCGCGACAGGCCGCGCTTGTGGAATTGGTTACCGACGGTCGGGAGATGATGCTTTTTGATTCCAAAACCAGTGACGAAGACCGGGAAGAAATCATTAATATTAAAATCCCGGCCTTAAGCAGACTAATCATCAACAACATGCTGCATGAAGAAAATTTTCAGCCAATCCGCTCCAATATGTGCCAATGGTGTTCATATCGGGAGGCCTGCGGAAGCTGA
- a CDS encoding EamA family transporter, protein MNIKGCIFVICAAVMWGLIGPISKFPIAQGVAPLENAFWRAIFAWMLFAVHACRIRAVRIDLKDLPHIIGFGLVGVTIFYGSYQLAVQDVGAALASVLLYTAPAWVAFMSWLLLGEKMTPIKISAMLITICGVACVSLGPHIFSTGTEITFTWPGIIFGLTSGFTYALYYIYGKTIFTRYTTPTIFLYALPIGALCLLPFFEFTPKTETSWASLIALAVICTYGAYSVYYAGLKWLEPTAAAVIATIEPVIAAILAWLWWNESFDWTGYLGSALIISAVLMIVMEKRIVSFFVSGNAFSRTKETV, encoded by the coding sequence GTGAATATTAAAGGCTGTATTTTCGTTATCTGTGCTGCGGTCATGTGGGGGCTGATCGGCCCCATTTCAAAATTCCCCATTGCACAGGGAGTCGCACCGCTGGAAAACGCCTTCTGGCGGGCAATTTTCGCATGGATGCTCTTTGCTGTCCACGCCTGCCGCATCCGGGCCGTGAGAATAGATCTCAAGGATCTGCCTCATATCATCGGTTTCGGTTTAGTTGGGGTAACCATCTTTTACGGCTCTTACCAGCTGGCAGTGCAGGATGTGGGAGCGGCGCTGGCCTCGGTACTGCTCTACACCGCCCCGGCCTGGGTAGCATTCATGTCGTGGCTGCTGTTAGGCGAAAAAATGACCCCCATTAAAATTTCAGCCATGCTGATAACCATATGCGGGGTGGCCTGTGTATCACTCGGGCCTCATATTTTCAGCACCGGCACCGAGATAACTTTCACGTGGCCGGGAATCATCTTCGGTCTAACCTCCGGGTTCACCTACGCCCTCTATTACATCTATGGCAAAACCATCTTCACCCGCTACACCACACCGACAATTTTTCTATACGCACTGCCCATCGGGGCGCTATGTCTGCTGCCCTTCTTTGAATTCACCCCCAAAACCGAAACTTCGTGGGCAAGCCTCATTGCTCTGGCAGTGATCTGCACCTACGGGGCCTACTCCGTATATTACGCGGGCCTCAAATGGCTGGAGCCCACCGCAGCTGCGGTAATCGCCACTATTGAACCGGTTATCGCCGCCATTCTAGCATGGCTCTGGTGGAACGAAAGCTTTGATTGGACCGGATACCTCGGCAGTGCTTTGATTATTTCCGCAGTCCTGATGATTGTCATGGAAAAAAGAATTGTTTCTTTTTTTGTCTCCGGCAACGCTTTCAGCCGGACCAAAGAAACTGTTTGA
- a CDS encoding RluA family pseudouridine synthase encodes MNEIDILIAAESDEGVRIDKFLLKLLPDSGLRERRRLIENGFVLVNGRRCRSGLKMFSGAEVVLLEAGELCCAVDILAQVKVVAQGEGFGAVYKPEGMHSAVIAGSPESSVEECLPRIFPGQDPILVNRLDYLTSGMLMVACGVQRENEFRSYEDSGTVDKIYYAKVHGIPEESFVLKNRLDTADRKRTKVLEEHAPSERWSSVEPVKNYDDGTSLLKVRISKGARHQIRAHLAHAGFPIVGDPIYGRDDGAERMFLHHREIHFPGFEAICESGWE; translated from the coding sequence TTGAATGAAATTGACATACTGATTGCAGCTGAAAGCGATGAAGGCGTGCGAATAGACAAGTTCTTGCTGAAGCTGTTGCCGGATAGCGGCTTGCGTGAGCGCAGGAGGCTTATTGAAAACGGATTTGTGCTGGTTAACGGCCGCCGTTGCCGTTCTGGTTTGAAGATGTTCTCCGGAGCAGAGGTTGTCCTGCTGGAAGCCGGAGAGCTCTGTTGTGCTGTGGATATTTTGGCGCAGGTGAAGGTCGTTGCACAGGGTGAAGGATTCGGTGCTGTTTATAAGCCGGAGGGCATGCATTCTGCTGTGATTGCCGGAAGTCCGGAATCATCTGTGGAAGAATGTCTTCCAAGAATATTTCCGGGGCAGGATCCCATTCTGGTTAACCGTTTGGATTATCTGACTTCCGGGATGTTAATGGTTGCCTGCGGTGTGCAGCGGGAAAATGAATTTCGCAGTTATGAAGATTCCGGAACTGTTGATAAAATATACTACGCCAAGGTACATGGTATCCCGGAAGAATCCTTCGTACTCAAAAATAGACTCGATACCGCCGACCGAAAAAGAACAAAAGTTCTGGAGGAGCATGCTCCTTCGGAACGCTGGTCCAGTGTTGAACCGGTTAAGAATTATGATGATGGCACTTCTCTTTTAAAAGTACGCATATCCAAAGGCGCCCGGCATCAGATCAGAGCGCATCTCGCCCATGCAGGTTTTCCCATTGTGGGTGATCCGATCTACGGTCGGGACGACGGGGCGGAGCGCATGTTTCTCCATCACCGGGAAATTCATTTTCCTGGGTTTGAGGCGATTTGTGAGAGTGGCTGGGAATAA